The Lolium rigidum isolate FL_2022 chromosome 1, APGP_CSIRO_Lrig_0.1, whole genome shotgun sequence region AGGCGAAGCCACGACCCACGGCATCAACACGACCGCCGTCTCCTCCCCCTACTCCGCCGCCAGCCACGCCCACTGCCGCGCGCGGCGAGAGCCTGCAGGCCACCGCCTCATCCGCCGCCATCTGACTTGCCGGTGCGTTTCTCATTTCCCGCCCTCGCGGCCGTCTCCTTTTCCTCTCTACTGAGTCCGTGTTGGTTTGGATTTGTGGGTGCCGTGCGCCCGTCACTGTTATCGCCTGGGTGATTTTAATGAAGGCCTGTcacctgctcgacgaaatgccgcGACTGAATCGGCAGCGAGCGTGGTTTGTTTCGGTCCGATCTGTCGATATGCTCGCAGGGAATGGGCGGGCAATGGAAAGGAATCAGGAATAGAGGGCCATGCGCCGTTGTTTTGTTTTGGTGGACCTTTTTGTGGTTAGATGACTACGCTAGATTAAGAGGGTGACTACTGACTGCACATGACTAACCATGCGGCTTTGAGTGGGGGGTGCCATCAGGTTTGCGTAGTTATGTACGGAGCATCGGATCCAGATGccggggtttcatccccttttcgAATTTTTTCTGTAGCCTCCCTAGTCCCTACATTGCCTCATTTGTTTTCGTAACTCAACCTGCGGGCATATGTTGTGCGCGGTACTAGTTTGGCACAATTACGAATGAAACTTATCACTGCTTCCTGTTGGTCTAGGCTAGAAGAGCATAGATGAAAGATGCACGTGTTATACCTTTTGAGCATTTATGCTGGGTGCTGTAGTGGTTTGGCTCAATTGTGGATGGAACTTACCACAGTTCATGTTGCTTTGGGCGAGAAGAGCGTAAAGGAAAGATACATGCCATGTACTTTTCTGGCATTTCAGTTGGTGTTCCCTTCACAGAATTTTTATACTAGTATATTTTGAGAACTTGAGAAGAAAACACTTAACATGGACAAACAGTGTAATGGTcttaaaagaaaacagaaaattgGGTGTTGCGCCTTTTGACATTTACTAGCTCCACATTTGATATTAGTTGAGCCTAGCCTAAATATATTTCATAGTGCCACATGATCATTCATTGCTAATTAAGCATGATTTGCACCTCTATTGGCATACTTATACAAGTTTAAGGACCCAATGACATGCCAATCAAGTTTATAGACCTATGGCGCACTTCACTCTGATGTGTAGTTATACAACAATCCTCCAGATATTTTATGTTACTTTGTTTTTCTCTCACCTCGAGCTTGCCAAGTTTTGAAGTTAGTAACGATTCTTGCACACTTGCACATAATAGAACTTCCATTTCCTAATGATATTGTTGTAACAAATTGCACTATCTTGTCATTCTTTTGCAGGATTGTGATGAAGACAAAATATAGTATTCTTGCTTAGAGCTCAACAAGACCGTCAGCCTATTGCTCTTCCTCAGTTCATCATAATGGAATGCAACAAGGAAGAAGCTTCAAGAGCCAAGGATGTGGCTGAAAGAAGGCTGCATGAAGCGGACTTTCCTGGTGCCAAAAAGATGGTTCTCAAGGCTCACCGGCTTTTTCCTGGCCTTGAAAATATTTCTCAAATGCTTGCCGTTTGTGAAGTTCATTGCTCTGCTTCTGTTAAGATCAATGGGGAGACAGACTGGTATGGAATTCTTCAAGTAGAACCAACTGCAGATGACATGGTACTTAAGAAACAGTACCGTAAACTTGCTCTTTTACTTCATCCTGATAAGAACAAATTTGCTGGTGCTGAAGCTGCTTTTAAGTTAATTGGTGAAGCTCACATGACATTGACAGACCAAGTAAAGCGTCGTTCCCATGACAATAAAAGGAAACCAGTTTTTGCAACTTCCATCCCTGTGCCGAAGAAGCGGGGACGAGCATCAAAGAAAACTGATCCTGCTCATAAGAGGGACAACAAGGAGAACTCTTGTGTTCCAGATATCAAGAAGACTCCACAGCAACAGGCTGGAAAGTCAGCTGAATTTCCTAGTTTCTGGACAATTTGCCTGACTTGTGGGAAAAAATACCAGTATCCATGTAGTTTTCTTATGAAATTTGTCCTCTGTCAGATCTGTTCAAGGAGATTTCTTGCCTTTGATTTgtccaagaaatctgttcctgcccaAGTAGACGCAGAATATCCATCGAGTGGATTTGGGACGCAACCGCAAAAGTTCCCTCCTAGTCAGCAAGCTGATGTCAGTAACCAGCAACATAATCCTCACCAGCAAAATCAGAGTTTTCCTGGTTGGCAAAATCCTCTTACCGCCTGTCCAACTCATCCCACTCACCAGCAATCTCAGAATGTTCGTAATCACCAAACTCTTACTGCTGACCAACAACGGCAGTCTCATAGATTTCCACCTAGTACAGGATCAGAGAATGTTATCAGCTCCGAGGCTTCAGGCGATCCTAACAAAAAAGGAGCCACATATAGTAATCTCCCAGCTAAGGCTGGGATATGCAATAGCACGAAGGTACCAAGAGCATCATTCAAAGAAGAAAATGGTGCAGGTAGAGCTGAATCGCCGTTTGTGTATTCTGATAAACTTTCACCTATAAACATGCAGAAAAAAGGAATACAGTCTCAGCATGTTCCTGGTCAGCAAACTCCTATTGTGAATCAGCAAGATCAGTCACAGAAACCCACTTTTAATGCAGGGTTGGATAATACTGTGAGTTCCCAGGGTGCAGGTAATCCTAACAGCAAGGGGACGGCAGACAATAATGTCAGAGCTAATGCCAGGTCATGCAATAGCATGAAGTCACCAAGAGCAGCACGTAATGAGGAAAATGATTCAATCAGAACTGAGCC contains the following coding sequences:
- the LOC124668929 gene encoding uncharacterized protein LOC124668929, with the protein product MECNKEEASRAKDVAERRLHEADFPGAKKMVLKAHRLFPGLENISQMLAVCEVHCSASVKINGETDWYGILQVEPTADDMVLKKQYRKLALLLHPDKNKFAGAEAAFKLIGEAHMTLTDQVKRRSHDNKRKPVFATSIPVPKKRGRASKKTDPAHKRDNKENSCVPDIKKTPQQQAGKSAEFPSFWTICLTCGKKYQYPCSFLMKFVLCQICSRRFLAFDLSKKSVPAQVDAEYPSSGFGTQPQKFPPSQQADVSNQQHNPHQQNQSFPGWQNPLTACPTHPTHQQSQNVRNHQTLTADQQRQSHRFPPSTGSENVISSEASGDPNKKGATYSNLPAKAGICNSTKVPRASFKEENGAGRAESPFVYSDKLSPINMQKKGIQSQHVPGQQTPIVNQQDQSQKPTFNAGLDNTVSSQGAGNPNSKGTADNNVRANARSCNSMKSPRAARNEENDSIRTEPPLASSDKISPANMGKRTREDQSMEGVRNVAGAVKTGQNPKRSSQQENISNEDGSGGCRKGIDNLHDSPVAKRIRKGYSSCNADRTGGSINEDGNVHNTQRRSIPVTKKTPNKNGEVVNGLYDNEKQGASKKEEMPNSERNGSVRSVGDANGGVSYPDPEFYDFEENRRADQFKADQIWAVYDDNDSMPRYYARIKQVYSPNFMLSFSWLEFDPVNDAEKAWSSKELPVACGSFRIGKTTFTEDRNMFSHVVAWTKGRKRNSYEIHPVKGDVWALLKGCEFNWSSDSSDSKHCSYDIVEIKSDFTVGTGIYVTPLMKVKGFVSLFVRPDKEEPYLIPGGDKLRFSHNIPFHRLSGADRQHIPNGALELDPASLPSNLEEASVDLGRNVFSTQKGNIGGNVSSTGNSLKCEMPVGKTKQGLDSAATQG